Proteins from a genomic interval of Thermodesulfobacteriota bacterium:
- the kdsB gene encoding 3-deoxy-manno-octulosonate cytidylyltransferase, which produces MKAIGIIPARYHSTRFVGKPLADICGKPMIEHVYNRASRAGSLTSLTVATDDERIFRRVEEFGGRAILTSSHHKSGTDRIAEALIKLDVKDTDLIVNIQGDQPLLEPATIDEIIRPFVNDSSLVMATLCCQIETEEEIRNPNVVKVVVDNDGFALYFSRLPIPYVREQDTTPSFYKHIGIYAYRKDFLLRFTRMPQSELEKAEMLEQLRALENGYRIKAVKTLFDSVEVDTQEDLEKVKRIIGKRCSDVSPV; this is translated from the coding sequence ATGAAGGCTATAGGAATAATCCCAGCCAGATACCATTCTACGAGATTTGTTGGGAAGCCCCTGGCGGATATCTGTGGCAAACCTATGATAGAGCATGTTTACAACAGGGCTTCGAGAGCAGGTTCTTTAACATCGTTAACAGTAGCTACGGATGACGAACGTATTTTTAGAAGGGTAGAGGAGTTTGGAGGCAGGGCAATACTTACATCTTCTCACCACAAATCAGGGACGGACAGGATTGCCGAAGCCCTTATTAAACTGGATGTTAAAGACACCGATTTAATAGTAAATATCCAGGGAGACCAGCCTCTTTTAGAGCCGGCAACAATAGATGAGATTATCCGTCCTTTTGTCAACGACTCCTCTTTAGTGATGGCAACCCTGTGTTGTCAAATAGAGACCGAAGAGGAAATAAGGAACCCGAATGTGGTGAAGGTGGTGGTTGATAACGATGGGTTCGCATTATACTTTTCAAGGTTACCCATACCTTATGTGAGGGAACAGGATACCACCCCTTCTTTTTACAAGCATATAGGGATTTATGCATACAGGAAAGATTTTTTGCTGAGATTTACCCGGATGCCCCAGAGTGAGCTGGAGAAGGCTGAAATGTTAGAACAGTTGAGAGCACTGGAGAATGGTTACAGAATAAAGGCGGTTAAGACCCTTTTTGACTCTGTAGAAGTCGATACCCAAGAGGACTTAGAAAAGGTTAAAAGGATTATCGGGAAGAGATGTAGTGATGTATCTCCTGTATAA